One Littorina saxatilis isolate snail1 linkage group LG12, US_GU_Lsax_2.0, whole genome shotgun sequence genomic region harbors:
- the LOC138982867 gene encoding hephaestin-like protein gives MDPPCITRVYTSSSRDRVRDAYSGLVGPILVCRRGALNDQLRQRQVDHEFFLMMSVTDENLSWYSDHNFQALTVDRSDEDFYNSNLMHSMNGYLYGNLPGLKMCLGDRVVWHVFSVGSERDLHTIYFHGQPLTQLDTHLSATYVLPGYFRTLLMKAENPGEWAAVCQTNDHYNAGAKALFNVSDCGLRRDYSIQFARGSQSRTFFLQAEEEMWDYAPSGMDKISGMNLSDPDHDGHIFTTAEGPYLGKVYKKVRYHQYTDQTFTTEIKRDASGEYLGILGPIITAEAYDIITLVFRNQASRPYSVHAQGLFYKKNSEGTIYGAYRDGAVQPGETKIYEWSVPVDFAPAEGDSDCINQAYYSAVDPVRDTNSGLIGPLVICKPGILDKSGSRTDQTKPMVLLFEVIDEAQSWYVDDNIKLFGNNASKDDPDFGESCLMHSINGYIYSNNPVIEVPQYGLVDWHLMSLGNDIDIHSVHFHGNEIVMFETGKHTKDVTQLFPGIFETVRMNATLAGQWLLHCHVHDHLTAGMETTYLVTPPAAAPTVDPFGFIGSN, from the exons ATGGACCCCCCTTGTATCACGCGTGTCTACACCTCTTCGTCACGTGACCGTGTTCGTGATGCCTATTCTGGCTTGGTGGGTCCGATTCTGGTTTGTCGCAGAGGAGCTTTGAACGATCAATTGAGACAG CGCCAAGTGGACCATGAATTCTTCCTGATGATGTCTGTAACGGACGAAAACCTGTCATGGTACAGTGACCACAACTTCCAGGCCCTGACGGTAGACAGGAGTGATGAGGATTTCTACAACTCTAACCTCATGCACA GTATGAATGGATACCTGTACGGTAACCTACCTGGGCTGAAGATGTGTTTAGGTGACCGCGTGGTGTGGCATGTGTTTAGCGTGGGGTCAGAGCGAGATCTCCACACCATTTATTTCCACGGTCAGCCGCTGACCCAGTTGGACACACACCTCAGTGCAACCTACGTTCTGCCCGGCTACTTCAGGACGCTGCTCATGAAGGCCGAAAATCCAG GCGAGTGGGCGGCGGTGTGTCAGACCAATGACCACTACAATGCAGGGGCCAAGGCGCTCTTCAACGTCAGTGACTGCGGCCTGAGGAGAGACTACAGCATCCAGTTCGCCAGGGGGTCGCAGTCCAGGACCTTCTTTCTGCAGGCGGAAGAAGAGATGTGGGACTATGCACCGTCAGGGATGGACAAGATCAGCGGCATGAACCTGTCAGATCCTGACCA CGATGGGCATATTTTCACAACAGCAGAAGGACCGTACTTGGGGAAGGTGTACAAGAAAGTTCGGTACCACCAGTACACAGACCAGACATTCACCACAGAAATCAAACGAGATGCGAGCGGGGAGTACCTTGGCATCCTGGGGCCTATCATTACGGCCGAGGCTTATGACATCATCACACTTGTGTTCAGAAACCAAGCATCCAGACCTTACTCTGTCCACGCTCAG GGTCTATTCTATAAGAAGAACTCCGAAGGGACAATCTACGGAGCATACAGAGATGGGGCAGTTCAACCAGGAGAGACCAAAATATACGAGTGGTCTGTCCCTGTTGATTTTGCGCCGGCAGAAGGCGACTCTGATTGTATTAACCAGGCCTACTACTCTGCCGTCGATCCAGTCAGGGACACCAACTCTGGACTCATAG GTCCTCTTGTAATCTGCAAGCCAGGGATACTAGACAAATCCGGGTCAAGGACGGACCAAACCAAGCCCATGGTGCTGCTGTTCGAGGTAATTGACGAGGCTCAGAGCTGGTACGTGGACGACAACATCAAGCTGTTCGGCAACAACGCCTCCAAGGATGACCCTGACTTTGGGGAGAGCTGTCTCATGCACT CAATCAACGGGTACATCTACAGCAACAACCCGGTGATAGAAGTCCCACAGTACGGCCTGGTCGACTGGCACCTCATGTCTCTCGGCAACGACATTGACATCCACTCGGTCCATTTCCACGGCAACGAAATCGTCATGTTTGAAACCGGCAAACACACGAAGGACGTGACGCAGTTGTTCCCTGGGATTTTCGAGACGGTGCGAATGAATGCCACCCTGGCGGGACAGTGGTTGTTGCACTGTCACGTGCACGATCACCTGACAGCCGGCATGGAGACCACGTATCTTGTCACGCCACCTGCTGCCGCTCCTACTGTGGACCCGTTTGGTTTCATTGGCTCTAACTAG